Proteins encoded by one window of Brienomyrus brachyistius isolate T26 chromosome 1, BBRACH_0.4, whole genome shotgun sequence:
- the LOC125740624 gene encoding enhancer of polycomb homolog 1-like isoform X15 → MSKLSFRARALDAAKPLPVFRCEDLPDLHEYASINRAVPQMPTGMEKEEESEHHLQRAISAQQVYGEKRDNMVIPVPQAESNIAYYETLYPGEFRMPKQLIHLQPFSLDTEQPDYDLDSEDDVFLNKLKKKMEITPLQFEEMVDRLEKGSGQQLVTLQEAKLLLKEDDELIREVFEYWTRKRRPSESISLLSGIKQEKRDGSSTNDPYVAFRRRTEKMQTRKNRKNDEASYEKMLKLRRDLSRAVTILEMIKRREKSKRELLHLTLEIVEKRYSMADFGGEVMAEVLAQRALVKPTYPIPIIPLSSSNQHRHQDHMEMKEYKAKPEKTEVVRTKRKYEKKPKVLPLSASVPQQTSPSVFSVKDLNQYDFPSSDDEPFSQQQIQSGSSDAEEENDPDGPFAFRRRAGCQYYAPREAQGASGWPWCSPSEGGLGDVLYRYCLTSLSVPRRCVGLARRRIGRGGRVLLDRAHTDFDDSIDGPDPEQLVPLPRSLADDPTGTSDTNTSDRGPSHDLNRILSNIKASRWRHFRPRTPPPQNAHGGEAQSHRPCQGLSRLSAAQSGTLAGGPPSQNRRGGSTAAFPAVTAEQYQQHQEQLALMQKQQLAQTQLQLSSSTQGLVSKTLDSVSAQFAASALVTKEQLISSKPKEEVVLGAGVNGVVQASGRSICRSCKPKEEVVLGAGVNGVVQASGRSICMSCKPKEEVMLGAGVNGVVQASGRSICRSCKPKEEVMLGAGVNGVVQSSFRSICRSCKPKEEVVLGAGVNGVVQASFRSICRSCKPKEEVVLGAGVNGVVQASFRSICRSCKPKEEVVLGAGVNGVVQASFRSICRSCKPKFLSLSALNRKVKMALILLLFLMESLFFPPGVYKGLHLSSTTTVPPPMSQPVAAGSTFPQPATNSSSSSSSSTNAVAISASEPAHHTPAANSTTQVLIGNSMRLGLPPPGGAVATLNTRHPPRTIGAVPSALKLAAPTNCQMPKVAATSSMDMVPRENHEQEKAALNSIADTTVVMEVT, encoded by the exons GAACACCACCTCCAGAGGGCCATATCAGCCCAGCAGGTGTACGGGGAGAAGCGGGACAACATGGTGATCCCCGTACCACAGGCAGAGAGCAACATCGCCTATTACGAGACGCTCTACCCTGGGGAGTTCCGGATGCCCAAGCAGCTCATTCACCTACAGC CGTTCAGTCTGGACACAGAGCAACCAGACTATGACTTGGATTCGGAAGATGACGTGTTTCTGAACAAGCTGAAGAAGAAGATGGAGATCACTCCTCTGCAGTTCGAGGAGATGGTAGACCGTCTGGAAAAGGGTAGTGGACAGCAG CTGGTGACCCTGCAAGAGGCCAAGCTGCTGCTGAAGGAAGATGACGAGCTCATCCGCGAGGTGTTTGAGTACTGGACGCGCAAGCGGAGGCCCTCCGAGAGCATCTCCCTCCTCTCCGGCATCAAGCAGGAGAAGCGTGATGGTTCCAGCACCAATGATCCCTATGTGGCCTTCCGCCGGAGGACGGAGAAGATGCAGACACGCAAG AACCGCAAAAACGACGAGGCATCGTACGAGAAGATGCTGAAGCTGCGCCGGGATTTGAGCCGGGCCGTCACCATCCTGGAGATGATCAagcgcagggagaagagcaagcGGGAGCTTCTGCACCTCACGCTGGAGATCGTGGAGAAGAG GTACAGCATGGCCGACTTCGGCGGCGAGGTCATGGCAGAGGTGCTGGCCCAGAGGGCCCTGGTGAAACCTACATACCCCATTCCCATCATTCCACTGTCCAGCAGCAACCAGCACAGGCACCAGGATCACATGGAGATGAAGGAGTACAAAGCTAAG CCTGAGAAGACAGAAGTCGTCAGGACGAAACGGAAATATGAGAAGAAGCCCAAAGTCTTACCACTGTCGGCTTCTGTGCCGCAGCAGACAAGTCCGTCCGTGTTCAGTGTGAAGGACCTGAACCAGTACGATTTTCCCAGCTCAGACGACGAGCCCTTCTCCCAG CAGCAGATTCAATCAGGTTCCTCCGATGCCGAGGAGGAGAATGACCCAGACGGGCCCTTCGCTTTCCGGAGGAGGGCTGGCTGTCAGTACTACGCT CCTCGGGAAGCCCAGGGTGCCAGCGGCTGGCCGTGGTGCAGCCCTTCCGAAGGAGGTCTGGGTGATGTGCTCTACAGATACTGCCTCACCTCTTTGTCGGTGCCCAGGCGCTGCGTGGGCTTGGCACGGCGGCGAATCGGCCGGGGGGGCAG GGTGTTATTGGACAGGGCGCATACGGACTTTGACGATTCGATCGACGGGCCAGATCCAGAGCAGCTGGTCCCCTTGCCCCGCAGCTTGGCTGATGACCCCACCGGTACCTCAGACACAAATACCTCCGACAGAGGCCCTTCTCATGACCTCAACCGCATCCTGTCCAACATCAAAGCGTCCCGCTGGAGACACTTCCGGCCCCGGACGCCGCCACCACAAAATGCACATGGAGGGGAGGCCCAGTCCCATCGCCCATGCCAGGGATTGAGCCGGCTGTCTGCGGCACAATCCGGAACCTTGGCAGGGGGACCTCCCTCCCAAAACAGGAGGGGTGGGAGCACTGCGGCATTCCCTGCTG TCACAGCTGAGCAGTACCAGCAGCACCAAGAGCAGCTGGCCCTCATGCAGAAACAGCAGCTGGCGCAGACACAGCTGCAGCTCAGCAGCAGCACGCAG GGTTTGGTGTCGAAGACACTGGACTCTGTCAGCGCCCAGTTTGCTGCCTCCGCTTTGGTGACAAAAGAGCAGCTGATCAGCTCCAAGCCCAAAGAGGAGGTGGTGCTCGGAGccggtgtgaatggtgtggttCAGGCCTCAGGTAGGTCCATATGCAGGTCCTGTAAGCCCAAAGAGGAGGTGGTGCTCGGAGccggtgtgaatggtgtggttCAGGCCTCAGGTAGGTCCATATGCATGTCCTGTAAGCCCAAAGAGGAGGTGATGCTTGGAGccggtgtgaatggtgtggttCAGGCCTCAGGTAGGTCCATATGCAGGTCCTGTAAGCCCAAAGAGGAGGTGATGCTTGGAGccggtgtgaatggtgtggtcCAGTCCTCATTTAGGTCCATATGCAGGTCCTGTAAGCCCAAAGAGGAGGTGGTGCTTGGAGCCGGTGTCAATGGTGTGGTTCAGGCCTCATTTAGGTCCATATGCAGGTCCTGTAAGCCCAAAGAGGAGGTGGTGCTCGGAGccggtgtgaatggtgtggttCAGGCCTCATTTAG GTCCATATGCAGGTCCTGTAAGCCCAAAGAGGAGGTGGTGCTCGGAGccggtgtgaatggtgtggttCAGGCCTCATTTAGGTCCATATGCAGGTCCTGTAAACCCAAATTTTTATCACTGTCAGCTTTGAACCGAAAAGTGAAGATGGCCCTCATTCTGCTGCTGTTCCTGATGGAGTCTCTCTTCTTCCCCCCAGGAGTGTACAAGGGCTTACATCTCTCTAGCACTACGACAGTCCCGCCTCCCATGAGCCAGCCAGTGGCAGCCGGCTCCACCTTCCCTCAGCCAGCCacgaacagcagcagcagcagcagcagcagcactaaTGCTGTTGCCATCTCTGCCAGCGAGCCTGCTCACCACACGCCCGCCGCCAACTCCACTACTCAGGTCCTGATCGGGAACAGTATGCGCTTGGGTTTGCCCCCTCCAGGGGGCGCCGtcgccaccctgaacacgcggCATCCACCCAGGACTATAGGCGCGGTCCCGTCTGCCTTAAAGCTGGCCGCGCCCACGAACTGTCAGATGCCCAAGGTCGCCGCCACCTCATCCATGGACATGGTGCCAAG GGAAAACCATGAGCAGGAGAAGGCAGCACTGAACAGTATAGCGGACACCACGGTGGTCATGGAGGTCACGTAG
- the LOC125740624 gene encoding enhancer of polycomb homolog 1-like isoform X16, whose translation MSKLSFRARALDAAKPLPVFRCEDLPDLHEYASINRAVPQMPTGMEKEEESEHHLQRAISAQQVYGEKRDNMVIPVPQAESNIAYYETLYPGEFRMPKQLIHLQPFSLDTEQPDYDLDSEDDVFLNKLKKKMEITPLQFEEMVDRLEKGSGQQLVTLQEAKLLLKEDDELIREVFEYWTRKRRPSESISLLSGIKQEKRDGSSTNDPYVAFRRRTEKMQTRKNRKNDEASYEKMLKLRRDLSRAVTILEMIKRREKSKRELLHLTLEIVEKRYSMADFGGEVMAEVLAQRALVKPTYPIPIIPLSSSNQHRHQDHMEMKEYKAKPEKTEVVRTKRKYEKKPKVLPLSASVPQQTSPSVFSVKDLNQYDFPSSDDEPFSQQQIQSGSSDAEEENDPDGPFAFRRRAGCQYYAPREAQGASGWPWCSPSEGGLGDVLYRYCLTSLSVPRRCVGLARRRIGRGGRVLLDRAHTDFDDSIDGPDPEQLVPLPRSLADDPTGTSDTNTSDRGPSHDLNRILSNIKASRWRHFRPRTPPPQNAHGGEAQSHRPCQGLSRLSAAQSGTLAGGPPSQNRRGGSTAAFPAVTAEQYQQHQEQLALMQKQQLAQTQLQLSSSTQGLVSKTLDSVSAQFAASALVTKEQLISSKPKEEVVLGAGVNGVVQASGRSICRSCKPKEEVVLGAGVNGVVQASGRSICMSCKPKEEVMLGAGVNGVVQASGRSICRSCKPKEEVMLGAGVNGVVQSSFRSICRSCKPKEEVVLGAGVNGVVQASFRSICRSCKPKEEVVLGAGVNGVVQASFRSICRSCKPKEEVVLGAGVNGVVQASFRSICRSCKPKFLSLSALNRKVKMALILLLFLMESLFFPPGVYKGLHLSSTTTVPPPMSQPVAAGSTFPQPATNSSSSSSSSTNAVAISASEPAHHTPAANSTTQVLIGNSMRLGLPPPGGAVATLNTRHPPRTIGAVPSALKLAAPTNCQMPKVAATSSMDMVPRENHEQEKAALNSIADTTVVMEVT comes from the exons GAACACCACCTCCAGAGGGCCATATCAGCCCAGCAGGTGTACGGGGAGAAGCGGGACAACATGGTGATCCCCGTACCACAGGCAGAGAGCAACATCGCCTATTACGAGACGCTCTACCCTGGGGAGTTCCGGATGCCCAAGCAGCTCATTCACCTACAGC CGTTCAGTCTGGACACAGAGCAACCAGACTATGACTTGGATTCGGAAGATGACGTGTTTCTGAACAAGCTGAAGAAGAAGATGGAGATCACTCCTCTGCAGTTCGAGGAGATGGTAGACCGTCTGGAAAAGGGTAGTGGACAGCAG CTGGTGACCCTGCAAGAGGCCAAGCTGCTGCTGAAGGAAGATGACGAGCTCATCCGCGAGGTGTTTGAGTACTGGACGCGCAAGCGGAGGCCCTCCGAGAGCATCTCCCTCCTCTCCGGCATCAAGCAGGAGAAGCGTGATGGTTCCAGCACCAATGATCCCTATGTGGCCTTCCGCCGGAGGACGGAGAAGATGCAGACACGCAAG AACCGCAAAAACGACGAGGCATCGTACGAGAAGATGCTGAAGCTGCGCCGGGATTTGAGCCGGGCCGTCACCATCCTGGAGATGATCAagcgcagggagaagagcaagcGGGAGCTTCTGCACCTCACGCTGGAGATCGTGGAGAAGAG GTACAGCATGGCCGACTTCGGCGGCGAGGTCATGGCAGAGGTGCTGGCCCAGAGGGCCCTGGTGAAACCTACATACCCCATTCCCATCATTCCACTGTCCAGCAGCAACCAGCACAGGCACCAGGATCACATGGAGATGAAGGAGTACAAAGCTAAG CCTGAGAAGACAGAAGTCGTCAGGACGAAACGGAAATATGAGAAGAAGCCCAAAGTCTTACCACTGTCGGCTTCTGTGCCGCAGCAGACAAGTCCGTCCGTGTTCAGTGTGAAGGACCTGAACCAGTACGATTTTCCCAGCTCAGACGACGAGCCCTTCTCCCAG CAGCAGATTCAATCAGGTTCCTCCGATGCCGAGGAGGAGAATGACCCAGACGGGCCCTTCGCTTTCCGGAGGAGGGCTGGCTGTCAGTACTACGCT CCTCGGGAAGCCCAGGGTGCCAGCGGCTGGCCGTGGTGCAGCCCTTCCGAAGGAGGTCTGGGTGATGTGCTCTACAGATACTGCCTCACCTCTTTGTCGGTGCCCAGGCGCTGCGTGGGCTTGGCACGGCGGCGAATCGGCCGGGGGGGCAG GGTGTTATTGGACAGGGCGCATACGGACTTTGACGATTCGATCGACGGGCCAGATCCAGAGCAGCTGGTCCCCTTGCCCCGCAGCTTGGCTGATGACCCCACCGGTACCTCAGACACAAATACCTCCGACAGAGGCCCTTCTCATGACCTCAACCGCATCCTGTCCAACATCAAAGCGTCCCGCTGGAGACACTTCCGGCCCCGGACGCCGCCACCACAAAATGCACATGGAGGGGAGGCCCAGTCCCATCGCCCATGCCAGGGATTGAGCCGGCTGTCTGCGGCACAATCCGGAACCTTGGCAGGGGGACCTCCCTCCCAAAACAGGAGGGGTGGGAGCACTGCGGCATTCCCTGCTG TCACAGCTGAGCAGTACCAGCAGCACCAAGAGCAGCTGGCCCTCATGCAGAAACAGCAGCTGGCGCAGACACAGCTGCAGCTCAGCAGCAGCACGCAG GGTTTGGTGTCGAAGACACTGGACTCTGTCAGCGCCCAGTTTGCTGCCTCCGCTTTGGTGACAAAAGAGCAGCTGATCAGCTCCAAGCCCAAAGAGGAGGTGGTGCTCGGAGccggtgtgaatggtgtggttCAGGCCTCAGGTAGGTCCATATGCAGGTCCTGTAAGCCCAAAGAGGAGGTGGTGCTCGGAGccggtgtgaatggtgtggttCAGGCCTCAGGTAGGTCCATATGCATGTCCTGTAAGCCCAAAGAGGAGGTGATGCTTGGAGccggtgtgaatggtgtggttCAGGCCTCAGGTAGGTCCATATGCAGGTCCTGTAAGCCCAAAGAGGAGGTGATGCTTGGAGccggtgtgaatggtgtggtcCAGTCCTCATTTAGGTCCATATGCAGGTCCTGTAAGCCCAAAGAGGAGGTGGTGCTTGGAGCCGGTGTCAATGGTGTGGTTCAGGCCTCATTTAG GTCCATATGCAGGTCCTGTAAGCCCAAAGAGGAGGTGGTGCTTGGAGccggtgtgaatggtgtggttCAGGCCTCATTTAG GTCCATATGCAGGTCCTGTAAGCCCAAAGAGGAGGTGGTGCTCGGAGccggtgtgaatggtgtggttCAGGCCTCATTTAGGTCCATATGCAGGTCCTGTAAACCCAAATTTTTATCACTGTCAGCTTTGAACCGAAAAGTGAAGATGGCCCTCATTCTGCTGCTGTTCCTGATGGAGTCTCTCTTCTTCCCCCCAGGAGTGTACAAGGGCTTACATCTCTCTAGCACTACGACAGTCCCGCCTCCCATGAGCCAGCCAGTGGCAGCCGGCTCCACCTTCCCTCAGCCAGCCacgaacagcagcagcagcagcagcagcagcactaaTGCTGTTGCCATCTCTGCCAGCGAGCCTGCTCACCACACGCCCGCCGCCAACTCCACTACTCAGGTCCTGATCGGGAACAGTATGCGCTTGGGTTTGCCCCCTCCAGGGGGCGCCGtcgccaccctgaacacgcggCATCCACCCAGGACTATAGGCGCGGTCCCGTCTGCCTTAAAGCTGGCCGCGCCCACGAACTGTCAGATGCCCAAGGTCGCCGCCACCTCATCCATGGACATGGTGCCAAG GGAAAACCATGAGCAGGAGAAGGCAGCACTGAACAGTATAGCGGACACCACGGTGGTCATGGAGGTCACGTAG
- the LOC125740624 gene encoding enhancer of polycomb homolog 1-like isoform X12, with protein MSKLSFRARALDAAKPLPVFRCEDLPDLHEYASINRAVPQMPTGMEKEEESEHHLQRAISAQQVYGEKRDNMVIPVPQAESNIAYYETLYPGEFRMPKQLIHLQPFSLDTEQPDYDLDSEDDVFLNKLKKKMEITPLQFEEMVDRLEKGSGQQLVTLQEAKLLLKEDDELIREVFEYWTRKRRPSESISLLSGIKQEKRDGSSTNDPYVAFRRRTEKMQTRKNRKNDEASYEKMLKLRRDLSRAVTILEMIKRREKSKRELLHLTLEIVEKRYSMADFGGEVMAEVLAQRALVKPTYPIPIIPLSSSNQHRHQDHMEMKEYKAKPEKTEVVRTKRKYEKKPKVLPLSASVPQQTSPSVFSVKDLNQYDFPSSDDEPFSQQQIQSGSSDAEEENDPDGPFAFRRRAGCQYYAPREAQGASGWPWCSPSEGGLGDVLYRYCLTSLSVPRRCVGLARRRIGRGGRVLLDRAHTDFDDSIDGPDPEQLVPLPRSLADDPTGTSDTNTSDRGPSHDLNRILSNIKASRWRHFRPRTPPPQNAHGGEAQSHRPCQGLSRLSAAQSGTLAGGPPSQNRRGGSTAAFPAVTAEQYQQHQEQLALMQKQQLAQTQLQLSSSTQGLVSKTLDSVSAQFAASALVTKEQLISSKPKEEVVLGAGVNGVVQASGRSICRSCKPKEEVVLGAGVNGVVQASGRSICRSCKPKEEVVLGAGVNGVVQASFRSICRSCKPKEEVVLGAGVNGVVQASFRSICRSCKPKEEVVLGAGVNGVVQASFRSICMSCKPKEEVVLGASVNGVVQASGRSICRSCKPKEEVVLGAGVNGVVQASFRSICRSCKPKFLSLSALNRKVKMALILLLFLMESLFFPPGVYKGLHLSSTTTVPPPMSQPVAAGSTFPQPATNSSSSSSSSTNAVAISASEPAHHTPAANSTTQVLIGNSMRLGLPPPGGAVATLNTRHPPRTIGAVPSALKLAAPTNCQMPKVAATSSMDMVPRENHEQEKAALNSIADTTVVMEVT; from the exons GAACACCACCTCCAGAGGGCCATATCAGCCCAGCAGGTGTACGGGGAGAAGCGGGACAACATGGTGATCCCCGTACCACAGGCAGAGAGCAACATCGCCTATTACGAGACGCTCTACCCTGGGGAGTTCCGGATGCCCAAGCAGCTCATTCACCTACAGC CGTTCAGTCTGGACACAGAGCAACCAGACTATGACTTGGATTCGGAAGATGACGTGTTTCTGAACAAGCTGAAGAAGAAGATGGAGATCACTCCTCTGCAGTTCGAGGAGATGGTAGACCGTCTGGAAAAGGGTAGTGGACAGCAG CTGGTGACCCTGCAAGAGGCCAAGCTGCTGCTGAAGGAAGATGACGAGCTCATCCGCGAGGTGTTTGAGTACTGGACGCGCAAGCGGAGGCCCTCCGAGAGCATCTCCCTCCTCTCCGGCATCAAGCAGGAGAAGCGTGATGGTTCCAGCACCAATGATCCCTATGTGGCCTTCCGCCGGAGGACGGAGAAGATGCAGACACGCAAG AACCGCAAAAACGACGAGGCATCGTACGAGAAGATGCTGAAGCTGCGCCGGGATTTGAGCCGGGCCGTCACCATCCTGGAGATGATCAagcgcagggagaagagcaagcGGGAGCTTCTGCACCTCACGCTGGAGATCGTGGAGAAGAG GTACAGCATGGCCGACTTCGGCGGCGAGGTCATGGCAGAGGTGCTGGCCCAGAGGGCCCTGGTGAAACCTACATACCCCATTCCCATCATTCCACTGTCCAGCAGCAACCAGCACAGGCACCAGGATCACATGGAGATGAAGGAGTACAAAGCTAAG CCTGAGAAGACAGAAGTCGTCAGGACGAAACGGAAATATGAGAAGAAGCCCAAAGTCTTACCACTGTCGGCTTCTGTGCCGCAGCAGACAAGTCCGTCCGTGTTCAGTGTGAAGGACCTGAACCAGTACGATTTTCCCAGCTCAGACGACGAGCCCTTCTCCCAG CAGCAGATTCAATCAGGTTCCTCCGATGCCGAGGAGGAGAATGACCCAGACGGGCCCTTCGCTTTCCGGAGGAGGGCTGGCTGTCAGTACTACGCT CCTCGGGAAGCCCAGGGTGCCAGCGGCTGGCCGTGGTGCAGCCCTTCCGAAGGAGGTCTGGGTGATGTGCTCTACAGATACTGCCTCACCTCTTTGTCGGTGCCCAGGCGCTGCGTGGGCTTGGCACGGCGGCGAATCGGCCGGGGGGGCAG GGTGTTATTGGACAGGGCGCATACGGACTTTGACGATTCGATCGACGGGCCAGATCCAGAGCAGCTGGTCCCCTTGCCCCGCAGCTTGGCTGATGACCCCACCGGTACCTCAGACACAAATACCTCCGACAGAGGCCCTTCTCATGACCTCAACCGCATCCTGTCCAACATCAAAGCGTCCCGCTGGAGACACTTCCGGCCCCGGACGCCGCCACCACAAAATGCACATGGAGGGGAGGCCCAGTCCCATCGCCCATGCCAGGGATTGAGCCGGCTGTCTGCGGCACAATCCGGAACCTTGGCAGGGGGACCTCCCTCCCAAAACAGGAGGGGTGGGAGCACTGCGGCATTCCCTGCTG TCACAGCTGAGCAGTACCAGCAGCACCAAGAGCAGCTGGCCCTCATGCAGAAACAGCAGCTGGCGCAGACACAGCTGCAGCTCAGCAGCAGCACGCAG GGTTTGGTGTCGAAGACACTGGACTCTGTCAGCGCCCAGTTTGCTGCCTCCGCTTTGGTGACAAAAGAGCAGCTGATCAGCTCCAAGCCCAAAGAGGAGGTGGTGCTCGGAGccggtgtgaatggtgtggttCAGGCCTCAGGTAGGTCCATATGCAGGTCCTGTAAGCCCAAAGAGGAGGTGGTGCTCGGAGccggtgtgaatggtgtggttCAGGCCTCAGGTAG GTCCATATGCAGGTCCTGTAAGCCCAAAGAGGAGGTGGTGCTTGGAGCCGGTGTCAATGGTGTGGTTCAGGCCTCATTTAGGTCCATATGCAGGTCCTGTAAGCCCAAAGAGGAGGTGGTGCTCGGAGccggtgtgaatggtgtggttCAGGCCTCATTTAGGTCCATATGCAGGTCCTGTAAGCCCAAAGAGGAGGTGGTGCTTGGAGccggtgtgaatggtgtggttCAGGCCTCATTTAGGTCCATATGCATGTCCTGTAAGCCCAAAGAGGAGGTGGTGCTTGGAGCCAGTGTGAATGGTGTGGTTCAGGCCTCAGGTAGGTCCATATGCAGGTCCTGTAAGCCCAAAGAGGAGGTGGTGCTCGGAGccggtgtgaatggtgtggttCAGGCCTCATTTAGGTCCATATGCAGGTCCTGTAAACCCAAATTTTTATCACTGTCAGCTTTGAACCGAAAAGTGAAGATGGCCCTCATTCTGCTGCTGTTCCTGATGGAGTCTCTCTTCTTCCCCCCAGGAGTGTACAAGGGCTTACATCTCTCTAGCACTACGACAGTCCCGCCTCCCATGAGCCAGCCAGTGGCAGCCGGCTCCACCTTCCCTCAGCCAGCCacgaacagcagcagcagcagcagcagcagcactaaTGCTGTTGCCATCTCTGCCAGCGAGCCTGCTCACCACACGCCCGCCGCCAACTCCACTACTCAGGTCCTGATCGGGAACAGTATGCGCTTGGGTTTGCCCCCTCCAGGGGGCGCCGtcgccaccctgaacacgcggCATCCACCCAGGACTATAGGCGCGGTCCCGTCTGCCTTAAAGCTGGCCGCGCCCACGAACTGTCAGATGCCCAAGGTCGCCGCCACCTCATCCATGGACATGGTGCCAAG GGAAAACCATGAGCAGGAGAAGGCAGCACTGAACAGTATAGCGGACACCACGGTGGTCATGGAGGTCACGTAG